One segment of Poecile atricapillus isolate bPoeAtr1 chromosome 5, bPoeAtr1.hap1, whole genome shotgun sequence DNA contains the following:
- the CNOT9 gene encoding CCR4-NOT transcription complex subunit 9 isoform X2: protein MHSLATAAPVPTALAQVDREKIYQWINELSSPETRENALLELSKKRESVPDLAPMLWHSFGTIAALLQEIVNIYPSINPPTLTAHQSNRVCNALALLQCVASHPETRSAFLAAHIPLFLYPFLHTVSKTRPFEYLRLTSLGVIGALVKTDEQEVINFLLTTEIIPLCLRIMESGSELSKTVATFILQKILLDDTGLAYICQTYERFSHVAMILGKMVLQLSKEPSARLLKHVVRCYLRLSDNPRAREALRQCLPDQLKDTTFAQVLKDDTTTKRWLAQLVKNLQEGQVTDPRGIPLPPQ from the exons ATGCACAGCCTGGCCACGGCCGCG cctgtgccaACAGCACTGGCTCAGGTTGACCGTGAAAAGATCTACCAATGGATCAATGAGCTGTCCAGCCCCGAGACACGGGAGAAtgcactgctggagctgagcaaGAAGCGCGAGTCTGTGCCTGACCTCGCCCCAATGCTGTGGCACTCATTTGGCACAATTGCAGCACTCCTTCAG GAAATTGTAAATATTTACCCATCAATCAACCCTCCGACTTTGACAGCCCATCAGTCCAACAGAGTCTGCAATGCTTTAGCTCTACTACAGTGTGTTGCATCACACCCTGAAACGAG ATCAGCTTTTCTGGCAGCTCATATTCCTCTCTTCCTGTACCCCTTCCTGCACACAGTCAGCAAGACACGTCCATTCGAGTACCTGCGGCTCACAAGCCTCGGAGTCATTG GGGCCTTGGTGAAAACTGATGAGCAAGAAGTGATAAATTTCTTATTGACAACAGAAATTATCCCCCTGTGCTTACGTATTATGGAGTCTGGAAGTGAGCTCTCCAAAACG GTTGCTACGTTTATTCTTCAGAAAATCCTCCTGGATGACACAGGGCTGGCATATATCTGTCAGACTTATGAGCGGTTTTCCCATGTTGCCATGATACTG GGTAAAATGGTCCTGCAGCTCTCGAAGGAGCCATCGGCACGGCTGCTGAAACATGTTGTCCGCTGCTATCTTCGCCTTTCTGATAACCCCAG GGCACGTGAAGCTCTCAGGCAGTGCCTTCCTGACCAGCTGAAGGACACCACCTTCGCCCAGGTCCTGAAGGATGACACCACCACAAAACGCTGGCTGGCTCAGCTTGTCAAGAACCTGCAAGAGGGTCAAGTCACTGACCCACGGGGTATCCCCCTTCCTCCGCAGTGA
- the CNOT9 gene encoding CCR4-NOT transcription complex subunit 9 isoform X1: MHSLATAAPVPTALAQVDREKIYQWINELSSPETRENALLELSKKRESVPDLAPMLWHSFGTIAALLQEIVNIYPSINPPTLTAHQSNRVCNALALLQCVASHPETRSAFLAAHIPLFLYPFLHTVSKTRPFEYLRLTSLGVIGALVKTDEQEVINFLLTTEIIPLCLRIMESGSELSKTVATFILQKILLDDTGLAYICQTYERFSHVAMILGKMVLQLSKEPSARLLKHVVRCYLRLSDNPRCRAREALRQCLPDQLKDTTFAQVLKDDTTTKRWLAQLVKNLQEGQVTDPRGIPLPPQ, from the exons ATGCACAGCCTGGCCACGGCCGCG cctgtgccaACAGCACTGGCTCAGGTTGACCGTGAAAAGATCTACCAATGGATCAATGAGCTGTCCAGCCCCGAGACACGGGAGAAtgcactgctggagctgagcaaGAAGCGCGAGTCTGTGCCTGACCTCGCCCCAATGCTGTGGCACTCATTTGGCACAATTGCAGCACTCCTTCAG GAAATTGTAAATATTTACCCATCAATCAACCCTCCGACTTTGACAGCCCATCAGTCCAACAGAGTCTGCAATGCTTTAGCTCTACTACAGTGTGTTGCATCACACCCTGAAACGAG ATCAGCTTTTCTGGCAGCTCATATTCCTCTCTTCCTGTACCCCTTCCTGCACACAGTCAGCAAGACACGTCCATTCGAGTACCTGCGGCTCACAAGCCTCGGAGTCATTG GGGCCTTGGTGAAAACTGATGAGCAAGAAGTGATAAATTTCTTATTGACAACAGAAATTATCCCCCTGTGCTTACGTATTATGGAGTCTGGAAGTGAGCTCTCCAAAACG GTTGCTACGTTTATTCTTCAGAAAATCCTCCTGGATGACACAGGGCTGGCATATATCTGTCAGACTTATGAGCGGTTTTCCCATGTTGCCATGATACTG GGTAAAATGGTCCTGCAGCTCTCGAAGGAGCCATCGGCACGGCTGCTGAAACATGTTGTCCGCTGCTATCTTCGCCTTTCTGATAACCCCA GATGTAGGGCACGTGAAGCTCTCAGGCAGTGCCTTCCTGACCAGCTGAAGGACACCACCTTCGCCCAGGTCCTGAAGGATGACACCACCACAAAACGCTGGCTGGCTCAGCTTGTCAAGAACCTGCAAGAGGGTCAAGTCACTGACCCACGGGGTATCCCCCTTCCTCCGCAGTGA
- the PLCD4 gene encoding 1-phosphatidylinositol 4,5-bisphosphate phosphodiesterase delta-4 isoform X1, with protein MASLLCNARIQLTDTLEQMQQGTLMRKVKSKSWKKQRYFKLQEDCMTIWYQSKRTGKTESAFSISDVETVREGHQSEVLQSVAEEFPPERCFTIVFYGRRGNLDLVAGSAEEAQCWIQGLHQLIEVATTMDQREKIDQWIRDWFQKADKNKDGRMNFKEVQRLLKMMNVDMNEDHALRLFQDADKSESGTLEGEEFVLFYKALTQREEVLSLFQEFSEDGKKLTLLELVDFLREEQLEDEGTEELAMELIDKYEPSETARARHVLSADGFLMYLCSLEGSIFNPQHQALWQDMSQPLCHYFISSSHNTYLIEDQIRGHSSIEGYIRALKRGCRCLEVDCWDGPNGEPMVYHGHTFTSKIPFREVVSTLGKYAFKTSDYPVILSLENHCSMEQQEVLAQQLKDILGEQLLTTTIDGHVPTQLPSPEELKHKILLKGKKIGRLEDTLDGPGDEAPDVSDDDNGAEAEEERRRAKKDKETLAQALSDCVIYCKNVPFRGFQEARSHSRPSEISSLSEAKARKLIRDEGNEFVRHNAWQLTRIYPSGMRTDSSNYSPQEMWNVGCQIVALNFQTAGMEMDLCDGLFSQNGHCGYVLKPPFMRDKETLFNPSDPSSWEGPGPITLTIQVISGQQLPKVANSKEGAIIDPLVRVEIYGVPADQAHQETKYIENNGFNPRWDETLQFQLHVPELALIRFVVEDYDKTSRNDFVGQFTLAFANIKPGYRHIHLLSKDGTSIPPSSLFVHIRITEPPGPEQD; from the exons ATGGCATCGCTGCTGTGCAACGCCC GCATCCAGCTCACAgacacactggagcagatgCAGCAGGGGACTCTGATGCGCAAAGTCAAGTCCAAGAGCTGGAAGAAGCAGCGTTACTTCAAGCTGCAGGAAGACTGCATGACCATCTGGTACCAGTCCAAGAGGACAGGCAAAACTGAGTCTGCCT tCTCCATCAGCGATGTGGAGACGGTGCGGGAAGGGCACCAGTCAGAGGTGCTGCAGAGTGTGGCCGAGGAGTTCCCCCCTGAGCGCTGCTTCACCATTGTCTTCTACGGCCGTCGTGGCAACCTGGACCTCGTTGCTGGCTCAGCAGAGGAGGCACAGTGCTGGATACAGGGCCTGCATCAGCTCATTGAGGTGGCCACCACCATGGACCAAAGGGAGAAGATAGACCA ATGGATTCGTGACTGGTTCCAGAAAGCTGACAAGAATAAGGATGGGCGCATGAACTTCAAGGAGGTGCAGCGTCTCCTGAAGATGATGAATGTGGACATGAATGAGGATCATGCCCTGAGGCTCTTCCAG GATGCTGACAAGTCAGAGTCGGGGACGCTGGAAGGGGAGGAATTTGTCCTCTTCTACAAGGCTCTCACACAGCGTGAGGAGGTGCTGAGCCTCTTCCAAGAATTTTCTGAGGATGGAAAGAAGCTGAcactgctggagctggtggaTTTCCTGCGGGAGGAGCAACTGGAGGATGAGGGCACAGAGGAGCTGGCCATGGAGCTCATTGACAAGTATGAACCATCAGAGACAG cccgGGCTCGCCATGTGCTGAGTGCTGACGGGTTCCTCATGTACCTCTGCTCCCTGGAGGGCTCCATCTTCAACCCCCAGCACCAGGCACTGTGGCAGGACATGAGCCAGCCACTCTGCCACTACTTCATCTCCTCCTCCCACAACACCTACCTGATAGAGGATCAGATCCGGGGCCACAGCAGCATCGAGGGCTACATCAG GGCTCTCAAACGGGGCTGCCGGTGCCTGGAGGTGGATTGCTGGGACGGGCCAAATGGGGAGCCCATGGTGTACCACGGCCACACCTTCACCTCCAAGATCCCCTTCCGGGAGGTGGTGAGCACCCTGGGGAAGTACGCCTTCAAG ACCTCAGACTACCCGGTGATCCTGTCTCTGGAGAACCACTGCAgcatggagcagcaggaggtcCTGGCCCAGCAGCTCAAGGACATCCTGGGGGAACAGCTCCTCACCACTACCATCGATGGGCATGTCCCCACCCAGCTCCCATCCCCAGAG GAGCTGAAGCACAAGATCTTGCTGAAGGGCAAGAAGATTGGGCGGCTGGAGGACACCCTGGATGGGCCAGGGGATGAGGCACCTGATGTGTCTGATGATGACAATGGGGCAGAGGCTGAGGAGGAGAGGCGGAGGGCAAAG AAGGACAAGGAGACCCTGGCACAAGCATTGTCTGACTGTGTCATCTACTGCAAGAATGTGCCTTTCCGGGGCTTCCAGGAGGCCCGCAGCCATTCCCGGCCCTCTGAGATCTCCTCCCTCTCTGAAGCCAAGGCCAGGAAGCTCATTCGGGATGAAG GAAATGAGTTTGTTCGCCACAATGCCTGGCAGCTGACACGCATCTACCCCAGCGGGATGAGGACTGACTCCTCCAACTACAGCCCCCAGGAGATGTGGAACGTGGGGTGCCAGATTG TGGCCTTGAACTTCCAGACAGCTGGCATGGAGATGGACCTGTGTGATGGGCTCTTCAGCCAGAATGGCCACTGTGGCTACGTGCTCAAACCACCCTTCATGAGGGACAAGGAGACTCTCTTCaaccccagtgaccccagcagctgggaaggccCCGGCCCCATCACCCTGACAATCCAG GTAATCagtgggcagcagctgcccaaAGTGGCCAACAGCAAGGAGGGAGCCATCATTGACCCACTGGTGCGTGTGGAGATCTATGGGGTCCCTGCGGACCAGGCGCACCAGGAGACCAAGTATATTGAGAACAACG GGTTTAACCCCCGCTGGGATGAGACACTACAATTTCAGCTCCACGTGCCTGAGCTGGCCCTCATCCGCTTTGTGGTGGAGGATTATGACAAGACTTCCAGGAATGATTTTGTGGGTCAGTTCACCCTAGCATTTGCCAACATCAAACCCG GATATCGCCACATCCATCTCCTCTCAAAGGATGGCACCAGCATCCCACCTTCTTCGCTCTTTGTCCACATCCGCATCACTGAGCCACCTGGCCCTGAGCAGGACTGA
- the PLCD4 gene encoding 1-phosphatidylinositol 4,5-bisphosphate phosphodiesterase delta-4 isoform X2: MASLLCNARIQLTDTLEQMQQGTLMRKVKSKSWKKQRYFKLQEDCMTIWYQSKRTGKTESAFSISDVETVREGHQSEVLQSVAEEFPPERCFTIVFYGRRGNLDLVAGSAEEAQCWIQGLHQLIEVATTMDQREKIDQWIRDWFQKADKNKDGRMNFKEVQRLLKMMNVDMNEDHALRLFQDADKSESGTLEGEEFVLFYKALTQREEVLSLFQEFSEDGKKLTLLELVDFLREEQLEDEGTEELAMELIDKYEPSETARARHVLSADGFLMYLCSLEGSIFNPQHQALWQDMSQPLCHYFISSSHNTYLIEDQIRGHSSIEGYIRALKRGCRCLEVDCWDGPNGEPMVYHGHTFTSKIPFREVTSDYPVILSLENHCSMEQQEVLAQQLKDILGEQLLTTTIDGHVPTQLPSPEELKHKILLKGKKIGRLEDTLDGPGDEAPDVSDDDNGAEAEEERRRAKKDKETLAQALSDCVIYCKNVPFRGFQEARSHSRPSEISSLSEAKARKLIRDEGNEFVRHNAWQLTRIYPSGMRTDSSNYSPQEMWNVGCQIVALNFQTAGMEMDLCDGLFSQNGHCGYVLKPPFMRDKETLFNPSDPSSWEGPGPITLTIQVISGQQLPKVANSKEGAIIDPLVRVEIYGVPADQAHQETKYIENNGFNPRWDETLQFQLHVPELALIRFVVEDYDKTSRNDFVGQFTLAFANIKPGYRHIHLLSKDGTSIPPSSLFVHIRITEPPGPEQD; this comes from the exons ATGGCATCGCTGCTGTGCAACGCCC GCATCCAGCTCACAgacacactggagcagatgCAGCAGGGGACTCTGATGCGCAAAGTCAAGTCCAAGAGCTGGAAGAAGCAGCGTTACTTCAAGCTGCAGGAAGACTGCATGACCATCTGGTACCAGTCCAAGAGGACAGGCAAAACTGAGTCTGCCT tCTCCATCAGCGATGTGGAGACGGTGCGGGAAGGGCACCAGTCAGAGGTGCTGCAGAGTGTGGCCGAGGAGTTCCCCCCTGAGCGCTGCTTCACCATTGTCTTCTACGGCCGTCGTGGCAACCTGGACCTCGTTGCTGGCTCAGCAGAGGAGGCACAGTGCTGGATACAGGGCCTGCATCAGCTCATTGAGGTGGCCACCACCATGGACCAAAGGGAGAAGATAGACCA ATGGATTCGTGACTGGTTCCAGAAAGCTGACAAGAATAAGGATGGGCGCATGAACTTCAAGGAGGTGCAGCGTCTCCTGAAGATGATGAATGTGGACATGAATGAGGATCATGCCCTGAGGCTCTTCCAG GATGCTGACAAGTCAGAGTCGGGGACGCTGGAAGGGGAGGAATTTGTCCTCTTCTACAAGGCTCTCACACAGCGTGAGGAGGTGCTGAGCCTCTTCCAAGAATTTTCTGAGGATGGAAAGAAGCTGAcactgctggagctggtggaTTTCCTGCGGGAGGAGCAACTGGAGGATGAGGGCACAGAGGAGCTGGCCATGGAGCTCATTGACAAGTATGAACCATCAGAGACAG cccgGGCTCGCCATGTGCTGAGTGCTGACGGGTTCCTCATGTACCTCTGCTCCCTGGAGGGCTCCATCTTCAACCCCCAGCACCAGGCACTGTGGCAGGACATGAGCCAGCCACTCTGCCACTACTTCATCTCCTCCTCCCACAACACCTACCTGATAGAGGATCAGATCCGGGGCCACAGCAGCATCGAGGGCTACATCAG GGCTCTCAAACGGGGCTGCCGGTGCCTGGAGGTGGATTGCTGGGACGGGCCAAATGGGGAGCCCATGGTGTACCACGGCCACACCTTCACCTCCAAGATCCCCTTCCGGGAGGTG ACCTCAGACTACCCGGTGATCCTGTCTCTGGAGAACCACTGCAgcatggagcagcaggaggtcCTGGCCCAGCAGCTCAAGGACATCCTGGGGGAACAGCTCCTCACCACTACCATCGATGGGCATGTCCCCACCCAGCTCCCATCCCCAGAG GAGCTGAAGCACAAGATCTTGCTGAAGGGCAAGAAGATTGGGCGGCTGGAGGACACCCTGGATGGGCCAGGGGATGAGGCACCTGATGTGTCTGATGATGACAATGGGGCAGAGGCTGAGGAGGAGAGGCGGAGGGCAAAG AAGGACAAGGAGACCCTGGCACAAGCATTGTCTGACTGTGTCATCTACTGCAAGAATGTGCCTTTCCGGGGCTTCCAGGAGGCCCGCAGCCATTCCCGGCCCTCTGAGATCTCCTCCCTCTCTGAAGCCAAGGCCAGGAAGCTCATTCGGGATGAAG GAAATGAGTTTGTTCGCCACAATGCCTGGCAGCTGACACGCATCTACCCCAGCGGGATGAGGACTGACTCCTCCAACTACAGCCCCCAGGAGATGTGGAACGTGGGGTGCCAGATTG TGGCCTTGAACTTCCAGACAGCTGGCATGGAGATGGACCTGTGTGATGGGCTCTTCAGCCAGAATGGCCACTGTGGCTACGTGCTCAAACCACCCTTCATGAGGGACAAGGAGACTCTCTTCaaccccagtgaccccagcagctgggaaggccCCGGCCCCATCACCCTGACAATCCAG GTAATCagtgggcagcagctgcccaaAGTGGCCAACAGCAAGGAGGGAGCCATCATTGACCCACTGGTGCGTGTGGAGATCTATGGGGTCCCTGCGGACCAGGCGCACCAGGAGACCAAGTATATTGAGAACAACG GGTTTAACCCCCGCTGGGATGAGACACTACAATTTCAGCTCCACGTGCCTGAGCTGGCCCTCATCCGCTTTGTGGTGGAGGATTATGACAAGACTTCCAGGAATGATTTTGTGGGTCAGTTCACCCTAGCATTTGCCAACATCAAACCCG GATATCGCCACATCCATCTCCTCTCAAAGGATGGCACCAGCATCCCACCTTCTTCGCTCTTTGTCCACATCCGCATCACTGAGCCACCTGGCCCTGAGCAGGACTGA
- the PLCD4 gene encoding 1-phosphatidylinositol 4,5-bisphosphate phosphodiesterase delta-4 isoform X3, producing the protein MQQGTLMRKVKSKSWKKQRYFKLQEDCMTIWYQSKRTGKTESAFSISDVETVREGHQSEVLQSVAEEFPPERCFTIVFYGRRGNLDLVAGSAEEAQCWIQGLHQLIEVATTMDQREKIDQWIRDWFQKADKNKDGRMNFKEVQRLLKMMNVDMNEDHALRLFQDADKSESGTLEGEEFVLFYKALTQREEVLSLFQEFSEDGKKLTLLELVDFLREEQLEDEGTEELAMELIDKYEPSETARARHVLSADGFLMYLCSLEGSIFNPQHQALWQDMSQPLCHYFISSSHNTYLIEDQIRGHSSIEGYIRALKRGCRCLEVDCWDGPNGEPMVYHGHTFTSKIPFREVVSTLGKYAFKTSDYPVILSLENHCSMEQQEVLAQQLKDILGEQLLTTTIDGHVPTQLPSPEELKHKILLKGKKIGRLEDTLDGPGDEAPDVSDDDNGAEAEEERRRAKKDKETLAQALSDCVIYCKNVPFRGFQEARSHSRPSEISSLSEAKARKLIRDEGNEFVRHNAWQLTRIYPSGMRTDSSNYSPQEMWNVGCQIVALNFQTAGMEMDLCDGLFSQNGHCGYVLKPPFMRDKETLFNPSDPSSWEGPGPITLTIQVISGQQLPKVANSKEGAIIDPLVRVEIYGVPADQAHQETKYIENNGFNPRWDETLQFQLHVPELALIRFVVEDYDKTSRNDFVGQFTLAFANIKPGYRHIHLLSKDGTSIPPSSLFVHIRITEPPGPEQD; encoded by the exons atgCAGCAGGGGACTCTGATGCGCAAAGTCAAGTCCAAGAGCTGGAAGAAGCAGCGTTACTTCAAGCTGCAGGAAGACTGCATGACCATCTGGTACCAGTCCAAGAGGACAGGCAAAACTGAGTCTGCCT tCTCCATCAGCGATGTGGAGACGGTGCGGGAAGGGCACCAGTCAGAGGTGCTGCAGAGTGTGGCCGAGGAGTTCCCCCCTGAGCGCTGCTTCACCATTGTCTTCTACGGCCGTCGTGGCAACCTGGACCTCGTTGCTGGCTCAGCAGAGGAGGCACAGTGCTGGATACAGGGCCTGCATCAGCTCATTGAGGTGGCCACCACCATGGACCAAAGGGAGAAGATAGACCA ATGGATTCGTGACTGGTTCCAGAAAGCTGACAAGAATAAGGATGGGCGCATGAACTTCAAGGAGGTGCAGCGTCTCCTGAAGATGATGAATGTGGACATGAATGAGGATCATGCCCTGAGGCTCTTCCAG GATGCTGACAAGTCAGAGTCGGGGACGCTGGAAGGGGAGGAATTTGTCCTCTTCTACAAGGCTCTCACACAGCGTGAGGAGGTGCTGAGCCTCTTCCAAGAATTTTCTGAGGATGGAAAGAAGCTGAcactgctggagctggtggaTTTCCTGCGGGAGGAGCAACTGGAGGATGAGGGCACAGAGGAGCTGGCCATGGAGCTCATTGACAAGTATGAACCATCAGAGACAG cccgGGCTCGCCATGTGCTGAGTGCTGACGGGTTCCTCATGTACCTCTGCTCCCTGGAGGGCTCCATCTTCAACCCCCAGCACCAGGCACTGTGGCAGGACATGAGCCAGCCACTCTGCCACTACTTCATCTCCTCCTCCCACAACACCTACCTGATAGAGGATCAGATCCGGGGCCACAGCAGCATCGAGGGCTACATCAG GGCTCTCAAACGGGGCTGCCGGTGCCTGGAGGTGGATTGCTGGGACGGGCCAAATGGGGAGCCCATGGTGTACCACGGCCACACCTTCACCTCCAAGATCCCCTTCCGGGAGGTGGTGAGCACCCTGGGGAAGTACGCCTTCAAG ACCTCAGACTACCCGGTGATCCTGTCTCTGGAGAACCACTGCAgcatggagcagcaggaggtcCTGGCCCAGCAGCTCAAGGACATCCTGGGGGAACAGCTCCTCACCACTACCATCGATGGGCATGTCCCCACCCAGCTCCCATCCCCAGAG GAGCTGAAGCACAAGATCTTGCTGAAGGGCAAGAAGATTGGGCGGCTGGAGGACACCCTGGATGGGCCAGGGGATGAGGCACCTGATGTGTCTGATGATGACAATGGGGCAGAGGCTGAGGAGGAGAGGCGGAGGGCAAAG AAGGACAAGGAGACCCTGGCACAAGCATTGTCTGACTGTGTCATCTACTGCAAGAATGTGCCTTTCCGGGGCTTCCAGGAGGCCCGCAGCCATTCCCGGCCCTCTGAGATCTCCTCCCTCTCTGAAGCCAAGGCCAGGAAGCTCATTCGGGATGAAG GAAATGAGTTTGTTCGCCACAATGCCTGGCAGCTGACACGCATCTACCCCAGCGGGATGAGGACTGACTCCTCCAACTACAGCCCCCAGGAGATGTGGAACGTGGGGTGCCAGATTG TGGCCTTGAACTTCCAGACAGCTGGCATGGAGATGGACCTGTGTGATGGGCTCTTCAGCCAGAATGGCCACTGTGGCTACGTGCTCAAACCACCCTTCATGAGGGACAAGGAGACTCTCTTCaaccccagtgaccccagcagctgggaaggccCCGGCCCCATCACCCTGACAATCCAG GTAATCagtgggcagcagctgcccaaAGTGGCCAACAGCAAGGAGGGAGCCATCATTGACCCACTGGTGCGTGTGGAGATCTATGGGGTCCCTGCGGACCAGGCGCACCAGGAGACCAAGTATATTGAGAACAACG GGTTTAACCCCCGCTGGGATGAGACACTACAATTTCAGCTCCACGTGCCTGAGCTGGCCCTCATCCGCTTTGTGGTGGAGGATTATGACAAGACTTCCAGGAATGATTTTGTGGGTCAGTTCACCCTAGCATTTGCCAACATCAAACCCG GATATCGCCACATCCATCTCCTCTCAAAGGATGGCACCAGCATCCCACCTTCTTCGCTCTTTGTCCACATCCGCATCACTGAGCCACCTGGCCCTGAGCAGGACTGA
- the PLCD4 gene encoding 1-phosphatidylinositol 4,5-bisphosphate phosphodiesterase delta-4 isoform X4, which produces MDQREKIDQWIRDWFQKADKNKDGRMNFKEVQRLLKMMNVDMNEDHALRLFQDADKSESGTLEGEEFVLFYKALTQREEVLSLFQEFSEDGKKLTLLELVDFLREEQLEDEGTEELAMELIDKYEPSETARARHVLSADGFLMYLCSLEGSIFNPQHQALWQDMSQPLCHYFISSSHNTYLIEDQIRGHSSIEGYIRALKRGCRCLEVDCWDGPNGEPMVYHGHTFTSKIPFREVVSTLGKYAFKTSDYPVILSLENHCSMEQQEVLAQQLKDILGEQLLTTTIDGHVPTQLPSPEELKHKILLKGKKIGRLEDTLDGPGDEAPDVSDDDNGAEAEEERRRAKKDKETLAQALSDCVIYCKNVPFRGFQEARSHSRPSEISSLSEAKARKLIRDEGNEFVRHNAWQLTRIYPSGMRTDSSNYSPQEMWNVGCQIVALNFQTAGMEMDLCDGLFSQNGHCGYVLKPPFMRDKETLFNPSDPSSWEGPGPITLTIQVISGQQLPKVANSKEGAIIDPLVRVEIYGVPADQAHQETKYIENNGFNPRWDETLQFQLHVPELALIRFVVEDYDKTSRNDFVGQFTLAFANIKPGYRHIHLLSKDGTSIPPSSLFVHIRITEPPGPEQD; this is translated from the exons ATGGACCAAAGGGAGAAGATAGACCA ATGGATTCGTGACTGGTTCCAGAAAGCTGACAAGAATAAGGATGGGCGCATGAACTTCAAGGAGGTGCAGCGTCTCCTGAAGATGATGAATGTGGACATGAATGAGGATCATGCCCTGAGGCTCTTCCAG GATGCTGACAAGTCAGAGTCGGGGACGCTGGAAGGGGAGGAATTTGTCCTCTTCTACAAGGCTCTCACACAGCGTGAGGAGGTGCTGAGCCTCTTCCAAGAATTTTCTGAGGATGGAAAGAAGCTGAcactgctggagctggtggaTTTCCTGCGGGAGGAGCAACTGGAGGATGAGGGCACAGAGGAGCTGGCCATGGAGCTCATTGACAAGTATGAACCATCAGAGACAG cccgGGCTCGCCATGTGCTGAGTGCTGACGGGTTCCTCATGTACCTCTGCTCCCTGGAGGGCTCCATCTTCAACCCCCAGCACCAGGCACTGTGGCAGGACATGAGCCAGCCACTCTGCCACTACTTCATCTCCTCCTCCCACAACACCTACCTGATAGAGGATCAGATCCGGGGCCACAGCAGCATCGAGGGCTACATCAG GGCTCTCAAACGGGGCTGCCGGTGCCTGGAGGTGGATTGCTGGGACGGGCCAAATGGGGAGCCCATGGTGTACCACGGCCACACCTTCACCTCCAAGATCCCCTTCCGGGAGGTGGTGAGCACCCTGGGGAAGTACGCCTTCAAG ACCTCAGACTACCCGGTGATCCTGTCTCTGGAGAACCACTGCAgcatggagcagcaggaggtcCTGGCCCAGCAGCTCAAGGACATCCTGGGGGAACAGCTCCTCACCACTACCATCGATGGGCATGTCCCCACCCAGCTCCCATCCCCAGAG GAGCTGAAGCACAAGATCTTGCTGAAGGGCAAGAAGATTGGGCGGCTGGAGGACACCCTGGATGGGCCAGGGGATGAGGCACCTGATGTGTCTGATGATGACAATGGGGCAGAGGCTGAGGAGGAGAGGCGGAGGGCAAAG AAGGACAAGGAGACCCTGGCACAAGCATTGTCTGACTGTGTCATCTACTGCAAGAATGTGCCTTTCCGGGGCTTCCAGGAGGCCCGCAGCCATTCCCGGCCCTCTGAGATCTCCTCCCTCTCTGAAGCCAAGGCCAGGAAGCTCATTCGGGATGAAG GAAATGAGTTTGTTCGCCACAATGCCTGGCAGCTGACACGCATCTACCCCAGCGGGATGAGGACTGACTCCTCCAACTACAGCCCCCAGGAGATGTGGAACGTGGGGTGCCAGATTG TGGCCTTGAACTTCCAGACAGCTGGCATGGAGATGGACCTGTGTGATGGGCTCTTCAGCCAGAATGGCCACTGTGGCTACGTGCTCAAACCACCCTTCATGAGGGACAAGGAGACTCTCTTCaaccccagtgaccccagcagctgggaaggccCCGGCCCCATCACCCTGACAATCCAG GTAATCagtgggcagcagctgcccaaAGTGGCCAACAGCAAGGAGGGAGCCATCATTGACCCACTGGTGCGTGTGGAGATCTATGGGGTCCCTGCGGACCAGGCGCACCAGGAGACCAAGTATATTGAGAACAACG GGTTTAACCCCCGCTGGGATGAGACACTACAATTTCAGCTCCACGTGCCTGAGCTGGCCCTCATCCGCTTTGTGGTGGAGGATTATGACAAGACTTCCAGGAATGATTTTGTGGGTCAGTTCACCCTAGCATTTGCCAACATCAAACCCG GATATCGCCACATCCATCTCCTCTCAAAGGATGGCACCAGCATCCCACCTTCTTCGCTCTTTGTCCACATCCGCATCACTGAGCCACCTGGCCCTGAGCAGGACTGA